From the Chitinophaga lutea genome, the window CTGCTGGGCACGTTTGCCGTCCGGCAAAAGCAGCCGGCGTAATTACTTCAGCCAGTTTGATCAGCTTCAGGAACTCTCCGCGGTAGCAGCCGGCATAATTACTTCAGCCAGGCGTTATTCTTCCTGACCAGTTTGATCAGCTTCAGGAACTCTCCGCGGTAACCGCCGGCATCCCGTCCTAAAGACCGTTTAGCCATCTCCGTTACCATGCCGATATTACCGGAACCTTTGTAATTCGATTTACGGAGCAGCATGCCGAAAAGGGCTACAGAAGCGGCGAAGCGGCAATCGTCAGACGCTTCGCTGAAACGCTGCCGGCGAGGCGCCAGGGTCCTGGTCTGAAAGAGCATCGAGGTATCCGGCGGAACGCGGTACCATATTTTCACATCGGCCAGCACGGCTTCCGGATCCGGATCGGCCGGCTCGATTTCGTACAGTGCCACCACGCAATGCCCCGAACCGACAATCCCTCCTTCCACCCGCTCGCCGTTGCTGTTATCTTCCTTCAGTATTTTGTTTTCGTAGCCAATGAGGCGGTGCGACCTCACCCTGGCCGGGTTGAAATTCACCTGCGCGCGCACATCCTTGGCAATGGTAAAAAGCGTGCTGCCGAATTCACGGGCAAAAACCTTGTTGGCTTCTTCCAGGTCGTCGATGTAGGCGAAGTTCCCGTTGCCTTTGCTGGCAAGGGTTTCCAGCTTCGAGTCTTTGTAATCCTTCATCCCGAAACCCAGGCAGGTGAGCAATACGCCGCTTTCCTTTTTTTGCATGATCAGGTCTTCCATGTCCTGATCGCTGGTCTGGCCCACGTTAAAATCGCCGTCCGTGGCCATGATGACGCGGTTGTTGCCGTTGGGGATATAGTTTTCCTCCGCCAGCTGGTAAGCCATGTTGATGGCCGCTTCCCCGGCGGTGGCCCCGCCGGCGCTGAGGTAGTCGATGGCGTTGAGTATTTTTTCTTTCTGGGTGCCGGGCGTGCAGGGCAGCACGATACCGGGCGCACCGGCATAGGCTACGATGGACACGCGGTCTTTCGGGCGCAGATTGTTCACCAGTATCCTGAATGCGGCCTGCAGTAAGGGGAGTTTATTGGGAGTGCCCATCGACCCGGAAATATCGATGAGGAATACGAGGTTGCTGGCAGGCAGGCTGTCGACATCCACCTGCCGGGCCCGCACCGCGATCTGCAACAGGTTGTGCGCTTCGTTCCAGGGGCAGTCCGTATAATGGGCATAGATGGCAAAAACGCTGTCGTTGCGGGGCAGCGGGTAACTGTAATGGAAATAGTTCACCAGTTCCTCGATGCGCACCGCATCTGTCGGTATCGGCTCGCGGAGTTTCACAAAACGCCGCATATTGCTGTACGCCGCCCGGTCCACGTCCATCGCGAAAGAGGATACGCTGCTCTTTCTGCTGTCTACAAACTTGTTCTCGAAAATTTTCCCATACGTTTCGTCGAAGAAGGAAGCAAAACCGGTGCCCATGCCTACATTGCCATAATTGGGATTAGTGCTATGCGACATTCTTGCCTTTGCCTTGGCGTGGGCAATATCATTTTTTTGTACCGTTTCCCCCGTGGGAGCCAGCTCAACAAGCATGCGGTTATGATGGAGAAGGGCAATGATCTTCCTGCTGTAACCGGGGTGTTCGAATATCAGGTGCGTGCTGCCAACGGGCAGATCTATACGAAATAGGCCATACTGGTTCGTCATTACATACCCGGTATCACCCAGGATACTGATCCGGACGCCCTGTACAGGCTGACGGCTCACACTATCCTGTACTGCGCCGGTAACCCAGCTTCGCTGTTGTGCCCCTGCCATCATGCTACATCCCATGCAAATGAGCAGCATGAATAGCTTATGCATCGTAATTCATTAACATGCAACGATACATAAAATTAAGAAAATATTTAATTAATTGATAATCCGGGGGTATTTATTCTTCCAGCTGGTAAATCTCCGGCAGGTTGCGGCCAAGCCCGTCATAATCAAGCCCGTACCCGAGCAGGAACTTATTGGGCACGCTGAAACCCAGGTAATCGATGGGCACATGGTGGGTGGTGGCCTCCGGCTTGTGCAGCAGGGAGGCAATGAGCAGTTTTTTGGGCTGCTGGTGCTCCAGCTGCGGGAGGAACTGGCTGAGGGTTTTGCCGGTGTCCACAATATCTTCCAGGATCACCACGGTACGGCCATACAGGTCGTCTTCCAGCCCGATGGCGGTAATCACGTTGCCGGTCGATTTCGTGCCCTTGTAAGAAGCAAGTTTGATAAAGGAGATCTCAGCTTCGATGGTCAGGTTTTTAAACACATCGGCCGCGAACATGAACGAACCGTTCAGGATGGCCACGAACAGGGGGCGCGTACCCTCCAGGTCGTGGCTGATTTGCTGTGCCAGTTCCTTAATGCGTTGCTGCAATTGTGCTTCAGCGATATAGGGAACGAATTTTTTATCGTGCACTTGTATCTTCATATGCGCTCGGTTATTTTCGAACAATCAGTTGCTGGCCGATTTTGATGCCATTGTCCTGCAGGTTATTCCATTGCTGCAGCTGCGCTACCGTGATGCTGTAGCGGCGTGAAATGCTGTATAAAGTTTCTTTTTCAGTAACGGTATGATACTGGTTGCCTGCCGGCGTAACGGAGCCTCCGGCTTTTTTCAGGTCTTCCATCATGGCGGGGGGAATGCCGGACGGCGGCGGACTGGTACGCGCGGGCGGCGTAGTACGGGCCGGGGGCACACTCTCCCCTGCCGCAGGGCCCTGCGCGGTCTCGGCGGCGGTATTCCTGGCTTTTTCTATTTCGGTTTTAATGTCCTGCACAATCTTGCGCGGCTCCAGGTCTTTGTGCTCATCTACTTTGACGATGGTATTGCTGCCCAGTTTCGGTTTGGCGGAAGCATACCCGTCGAGCGCGATTCTTTCACCGGCGGCCGGCTGTTCGCCTTCCTGCATCTTGTTGCGTTTCCGCAGCCAGCGCATCTGCACGCCTTCAGCCTGTGCAATGTCGTGGAGGCTCTCGCCCGGCGCAACGGTATGATAATCGTTCTGGCCGCGTTTGCTTTTGCTTTGCAGGAAAATGAGCATGTCTTTTTCCAGCGGTACATCGGCGGCGAGGTCGTTGTACTTCAGCAGGCTGCTGAGACGGATGTCGCGGTCGTTGGCGATCTGGATCAGCGCGGTGCCTTCTTCCACATAAATT encodes:
- a CDS encoding YfbK domain-containing protein, with the translated sequence MHKLFMLLICMGCSMMAGAQQRSWVTGAVQDSVSRQPVQGVRISILGDTGYVMTNQYGLFRIDLPVGSTHLIFEHPGYSRKIIALLHHNRMLVELAPTGETVQKNDIAHAKAKARMSHSTNPNYGNVGMGTGFASFFDETYGKIFENKFVDSRKSSVSSFAMDVDRAAYSNMRRFVKLREPIPTDAVRIEELVNYFHYSYPLPRNDSVFAIYAHYTDCPWNEAHNLLQIAVRARQVDVDSLPASNLVFLIDISGSMGTPNKLPLLQAAFRILVNNLRPKDRVSIVAYAGAPGIVLPCTPGTQKEKILNAIDYLSAGGATAGEAAINMAYQLAEENYIPNGNNRVIMATDGDFNVGQTSDQDMEDLIMQKKESGVLLTCLGFGMKDYKDSKLETLASKGNGNFAYIDDLEEANKVFAREFGSTLFTIAKDVRAQVNFNPARVRSHRLIGYENKILKEDNSNGERVEGGIVGSGHCVVALYEIEPADPDPEAVLADVKIWYRVPPDTSMLFQTRTLAPRRQRFSEASDDCRFAASVALFGMLLRKSNYKGSGNIGMVTEMAKRSLGRDAGGYRGEFLKLIKLVRKNNAWLK
- the hpt gene encoding hypoxanthine phosphoribosyltransferase, producing the protein MKIQVHDKKFVPYIAEAQLQQRIKELAQQISHDLEGTRPLFVAILNGSFMFAADVFKNLTIEAEISFIKLASYKGTKSTGNVITAIGLEDDLYGRTVVILEDIVDTGKTLSQFLPQLEHQQPKKLLIASLLHKPEATTHHVPIDYLGFSVPNKFLLGYGLDYDGLGRNLPEIYQLEE
- a CDS encoding glucosaminidase domain-containing protein produces the protein MQVKSYCLAVCLVICGVFTTNAQSISTDQYIDSYKNIAMEEMRRSGVPAAIKLAQGILETQSGNGWLVLNSNNHFGIKCKNNWAGQSVNYDDDEKQECFRKYGSATESWRDHSEFLRNNPRYRFLFDLNPEDYKAWAYGLKTAGYATSRTYPQQLIQIIERYNLQQYNALAMSKAPIPTGPVFVQNEGYEPGAPQQQGQKAAPVVYAEAPKPSYPKGPVFKINGRKVIYVEEGTALIQIANDRDIRLSSLLKYNDLAADVPLEKDMLIFLQSKSKRGQNDYHTVAPGESLHDIAQAEGVQMRWLRKRNKMQEGEQPAAGERIALDGYASAKPKLGSNTIVKVDEHKDLEPRKIVQDIKTEIEKARNTAAETAQGPAAGESVPPARTTPPARTSPPPSGIPPAMMEDLKKAGGSVTPAGNQYHTVTEKETLYSISRRYSITVAQLQQWNNLQDNGIKIGQQLIVRK